From one Malus sylvestris chromosome 1, drMalSylv7.2, whole genome shotgun sequence genomic stretch:
- the LOC126621685 gene encoding casein kinase II subunit beta-2-like: protein MPKNHRGVIRSRSEPALNPNRLRDKSLAPSTSLAANPNDIDTFYDQAESADTSCKDSEVRCYDDENASWISWFCNQKGNEFFCEVEDDYILDDFNRSGLRNHVPFYDYALDLILDVESSNDGLTDEEQNNLIESAAEMLYGLIHARYIATNKGLSAMLEKYRNYDFGRCPRVNCNKQRCLPVGQSDIPRLSTVQIYCPKCEDIYSPQSRHQEQIDGAYFGTTFPHLFFLTYGHLKPQKAIQNFVPRIYGFKVCNE from the exons ATGCCTAAAAATCACAGAGGTGTAATTAGATCACGTTCTGAACCGGCTTTGAATCCTAATCGACTCAGAGACAAATCTTTGGCTCCTTCGACGTCACTTGCCGCCAACCCCAATGACATAGATACATTCTATGATCAGG CGGAATCAGCTGATACAAGTTGCAAAGATTCAGAAGTTAGATGCTATGATGATGAAAATGCATCCTGGATATCATGGTTCTGCAAtcagaaaggaaatgaattctTTTGTGAAGTCGAGGACGATTACATCCTCGATGATTTCAACCGTTCAGGTTTAAGAAATCATGTACCGTTCTATGATTATGCACTGGATTTAATTTTGGACGTTGAGTCTTCCAATG ATGGCTTAACTGATGAGGAACAGAACAATCTGATCGAATCCGCGGCGGAGATGCTCTATGGTTTAATACATGCCAGATACATAGCAACTAACAAAGGATTGTCTGCAATG TTGGAGAAGTACAGGAACTATGATTTTGGCAGATGTCCAAGAGTTAACTGCAATAAACAACGTTGTTTGCCTGTTGGTCAGTCAGACATCCCAAGATTAAGCACCGTACAAATCTATTGTCCCAAGTGTGAAGACATTTATTCCCCACAATCCAGACACCAAGAAC AAATTGATGGAGCTTACTTTGGAACCACATTTCCTCACCTTTTCTTCTTGACCTACGGGCATCTTAAGCCGCAGAAGGCGATTCAGAACTTTGTTCCGAGAATATACGGCTTCAAAGTCTGCAACGAATAA